The Deltaproteobacteria bacterium genome window below encodes:
- a CDS encoding alpha/beta hydrolase, whose product MRPDRPSDPAPRLWQHGEHRIAYVDEGEGPALLAIHGLPGSHRDFRWLAPALAGRARLVRIDQPCFGGSGDASPQWADVARLLARFAADVIGERHAVLGHSFGGPMATAVATCTAARERVGAIVWLASAGVRPHRAVRQVMPIIGAIDRLRPVPVLGRALLHGWRGVLRASGFPSSITADDVARTSALLSRFDFDRHRRAVSELVERGVPTSRHGRRTTPSSSPPAARSSPTSPRPAPDSPGRPAATTCRRPGPSSSPTRSCRSCTRTCADAGHRLPRPRERPRGTA is encoded by the coding sequence ATGCGACCCGATCGTCCCTCCGATCCCGCGCCGCGGCTGTGGCAGCACGGCGAGCACCGCATCGCCTACGTCGACGAGGGCGAAGGCCCGGCCCTGCTCGCGATCCACGGCCTACCCGGCAGCCACCGCGACTTCCGTTGGCTCGCGCCCGCGCTCGCCGGCCGTGCACGACTGGTGCGCATCGACCAGCCCTGCTTCGGCGGCTCCGGCGATGCCTCGCCGCAGTGGGCCGACGTCGCGCGCCTGCTCGCCCGCTTCGCCGCCGACGTCATCGGTGAGCGCCACGCCGTGCTCGGCCACTCCTTCGGCGGCCCCATGGCGACCGCGGTCGCGACCTGCACCGCCGCGCGCGAGCGTGTCGGCGCGATCGTGTGGCTCGCCTCCGCCGGCGTGCGACCGCACCGCGCCGTGCGACAGGTGATGCCGATCATCGGCGCCATCGATCGCCTGCGCCCGGTGCCCGTGCTCGGCCGCGCCCTGCTGCATGGTTGGCGAGGGGTCCTGCGCGCCAGCGGCTTCCCCTCGAGCATCACCGCCGACGACGTCGCGCGCACCAGCGCCCTGCTCTCGCGCTTCGACTTCGACCGGCACCGCCGCGCGGTGAGCGAGCTCGTCGAGCGCGGCGTGCCAACCTCGCGGCATGGACGCAGGACGACCCCTTCGTCGAGCCCGCCCGCTGCCAGGAGCTCGCCGACCTCGCCCCGCCCGGCCCCCGACTCACCTGGCCGACCGGCGGCCACAACCTGCAGAAGACCTGGGCCGTCGAGCTCGCCGACGCGCTCGTGCCGTTCCTGCACGCGCACCTGCGCTGACGCTGGGCACCGGCTCCCGCGCCCGCGCGAGCGTCCGAGAGGAACCGCTTGA
- a CDS encoding N-acetyl-gamma-glutamyl-phosphate reductase — MQHPRMRPVVFEPAMVREGPSERAMDLARDCAAVALALPDEAALTWSDALVAAGVKVIDLSSAQRLAAGVHYGQPELFGAPPSGTKVVSNPGCYPTASLLVLAPLLRAGLIAPQIAIHGASGTSGAGKALREDLHFSELFGNTFPYKVGSHKHIDEIATRLGAEISFVTQLLPIVRGLAITAFVRTEHAPAQLHAALASHWADAPWITVLDAPDQGLGVRGVVDTHDAVLAVGPVAHGGLVPVFATIDNLMRGAASQALHNLNLWLGLPAGLGLPPPRSRRLANM, encoded by the coding sequence ATGCAGCATCCCCGCATGCGGCCAGTGGTGTTCGAGCCCGCCATGGTCCGCGAGGGTCCCAGCGAGCGCGCCATGGATCTCGCGCGCGACTGCGCCGCGGTGGCGTTGGCCCTGCCCGACGAGGCCGCCCTCACCTGGTCCGATGCGCTGGTGGCCGCCGGAGTCAAGGTCATCGATCTCTCGAGTGCGCAGCGGCTCGCGGCCGGCGTGCACTACGGCCAGCCCGAGCTGTTCGGTGCGCCGCCATCGGGCACCAAGGTGGTGAGCAACCCTGGCTGCTACCCGACCGCCTCGCTGCTGGTGCTCGCGCCGCTGCTGCGCGCGGGACTCATCGCGCCGCAGATCGCGATCCACGGCGCGAGCGGGACCTCGGGCGCCGGCAAGGCGCTGCGCGAAGATCTCCACTTCAGCGAGCTGTTCGGCAACACGTTCCCGTACAAGGTCGGCAGCCACAAGCACATCGACGAGATCGCGACGCGCTTGGGCGCGGAGATCTCGTTCGTCACGCAGCTGCTGCCGATCGTGCGCGGGCTCGCGATCACGGCGTTCGTCCGCACCGAACACGCGCCCGCGCAGCTGCACGCCGCGCTCGCGTCGCACTGGGCCGACGCGCCGTGGATCACCGTGCTCGACGCCCCCGATCAGGGCCTCGGCGTGCGTGGCGTGGTCGATACCCACGACGCCGTGCTCGCCGTCGGCCCAGTCGCCCACGGCGGCCTGGTGCCGGTGTTCGCCACCATCGACAACCTCATGCGCGGTGCCGCCAGCCAGGCGCTGCACAACCTCAACCTGTGGCTGGGGCTGCCCGCCGGGCTCGGCCTGCCGCCGCCGCGTTCGCGCCGCCTCGCGAACATGTGA
- a CDS encoding erythromycin esterase family protein: MTDLNAAAAWLRTNAVRLSTIDPNAPLDDLDPLREFIGDARVVALGEGAHFIEEFWTVRQRLVRFLHEQLGFDIVAAEFDVDEAEDLDVWLANEADPRPLGRVSRGASDWGMCNIATWLRAWGGSRPRRPRFLGLDLPNGGSAFASTVERFASFVREVDADALPLLLAVEQASAKLVGTSVARTAQAWASLGTHQQDALTASLARLRLRMRALDAVLVARSSRDAVDRARRQLDSLIHADYAMRTNEAMHRGAEAALDHSVRDRFLADSVLDVLAREPEARVVILAHNGHVQRLPVVWGDYVSAHPMGMYLSAELCDDYVVIGTTTTGDVTSEMELAPETEVGFRVVETQLEAPQPSSLEAALIAAQAGEQLSLVACRRAPAGMFSCLRAQSGYLTTDVTAAYDVILSLPKLTVQRDLGF; the protein is encoded by the coding sequence GTGACCGATCTGAATGCTGCAGCCGCGTGGCTGCGAACCAACGCCGTTCGTCTCTCTACCATTGACCCGAACGCCCCGCTCGATGACCTCGACCCGCTGCGTGAGTTCATCGGCGACGCTCGAGTCGTCGCACTCGGTGAAGGCGCGCATTTCATCGAAGAGTTTTGGACCGTGCGCCAGCGACTCGTCCGCTTCCTGCACGAGCAGCTCGGGTTCGACATCGTTGCCGCCGAGTTCGATGTCGACGAAGCCGAGGACCTCGATGTGTGGCTCGCGAACGAAGCCGATCCGCGTCCGCTCGGTCGCGTGAGTCGCGGTGCTTCCGACTGGGGCATGTGCAACATCGCGACGTGGCTGCGCGCGTGGGGGGGTTCCAGGCCACGGCGACCTCGATTTCTAGGGCTGGATCTCCCCAACGGGGGAAGCGCGTTTGCCTCTACCGTTGAGCGATTCGCCAGCTTCGTTCGCGAGGTCGACGCCGATGCGCTCCCTCTACTGCTGGCGGTCGAGCAGGCGAGCGCGAAGCTCGTCGGCACGTCGGTGGCGCGCACCGCGCAGGCGTGGGCAAGCCTCGGAACGCACCAGCAAGACGCGTTGACGGCGAGCCTCGCGCGGCTGCGCCTCCGCATGCGCGCGCTCGACGCGGTGCTCGTGGCGCGTTCCTCTCGCGACGCTGTGGATCGCGCACGGCGTCAGCTCGACTCGCTCATCCACGCGGATTACGCGATGCGCACGAACGAGGCCATGCACCGCGGAGCCGAGGCGGCTCTGGATCACTCGGTACGCGATCGCTTCCTCGCCGACTCGGTGCTCGACGTGTTGGCGCGTGAACCGGAGGCGCGCGTGGTCATCCTTGCGCACAACGGGCATGTGCAGCGTCTCCCCGTGGTGTGGGGCGACTACGTCTCGGCGCATCCGATGGGCATGTATCTCAGTGCGGAGCTTTGCGACGACTATGTGGTCATCGGCACCACGACCACTGGCGATGTCACGAGCGAGATGGAGCTCGCGCCCGAGACGGAGGTCGGCTTCCGGGTGGTTGAGACCCAGTTGGAAGCGCCGCAGCCGAGCAGCCTCGAGGCGGCCTTGATCGCTGCGCAAGCCGGTGAGCAGCTCTCGCTGGTCGCGTGTCGGAGGGCGCCGGCCGGGATGTTCAGTTGCTTGAGGGCGCAGAGCGGATATCTCACGACCGACGTCACGGCTGCGTACGACGTCATCCTCTCGCTGCCGAAGCTGACCGTGCAGCGCGACCTCGGCTTCTGA
- the argJ gene encoding bifunctional glutamate N-acetyltransferase/amino-acid acetyltransferase ArgJ, producing MSTAATAPVVRTTHQPGDALPQGFTFSGVRCGIKPGRSDLALLLCSPAAVAAGVFTKNPMRAACCDRNATLVPSGNVAAVIVNSGNANAMTGAQGASNNAKVAAELGKLLGCAPERVLTASTGVIGTQLPVDLVVEALDPLIAAHGDDPRGFAEAILTTDTVTKFAAVELQLPGADVPVRLFGVAKGSGMIHPNMATTLGFVCTDAAVPPALLQSLLGQAIQTTFNAISVDGDTSTNDMVLVLANGASGVHVEDDAKVAAFSAGLHGVLRELAKQVARDGEGATRLLEVEVTGAPDVASAAAIARTVAKSSLVKCSVFAGQPNWGRIAMAVGQAAIEHGGAVTPATLRIAAGGHVLFDGDRDGRGSAHLPAELKRALRSGEVAWSIDLGIGDASFTAWGCDMTYDYVRINADDAKGIAVASNGTVSRSLSLSAYSPRLKQQLLVEGLGYVRRFTGLKLMVYLQPAARGRGESIDGLAQDLELCLDAGLKPLVIVPDKEAAARIEALTHRAATSRPWSRPIRCRSARCSIAATSASSCARARRPTPWSSSRSRSASTSWSRWAPRRACATPTAPCSGSRPRPCWPASSAAASTTAIPICWCSRATPRPAACPRCILDARMPHAVVGELFTDDGVGTLVTRQALA from the coding sequence ATGTCGACCGCTGCCACCGCCCCCGTCGTTCGCACCACGCACCAGCCCGGCGACGCCCTGCCGCAGGGCTTCACGTTCTCCGGCGTGCGCTGTGGCATCAAGCCCGGTCGCAGCGACCTCGCGCTGCTGCTGTGCTCGCCCGCGGCGGTGGCCGCCGGCGTCTTCACCAAGAACCCCATGCGCGCGGCGTGCTGCGATCGCAACGCGACGTTGGTGCCGAGCGGCAACGTCGCAGCGGTCATCGTCAACTCCGGCAACGCCAACGCGATGACCGGTGCGCAGGGTGCCAGCAACAACGCCAAGGTCGCCGCCGAGCTGGGCAAGCTGCTGGGTTGCGCGCCCGAGCGGGTGCTGACCGCGTCGACCGGTGTCATCGGCACGCAGCTGCCGGTCGACCTCGTGGTCGAGGCGCTCGATCCGTTGATCGCCGCCCACGGCGACGATCCGCGCGGCTTCGCCGAGGCCATCCTCACCACCGACACGGTCACCAAGTTCGCCGCCGTCGAGCTGCAGCTGCCGGGCGCCGACGTGCCGGTGCGACTGTTCGGCGTCGCCAAGGGCTCGGGGATGATCCACCCCAACATGGCGACCACGCTGGGCTTCGTGTGCACCGACGCCGCGGTGCCGCCGGCACTGCTTCAGTCGCTGCTCGGCCAGGCGATCCAGACCACCTTCAACGCGATCAGCGTCGATGGCGACACCTCGACCAACGACATGGTGCTGGTGCTGGCCAACGGCGCCTCGGGTGTGCACGTCGAGGACGACGCCAAGGTCGCGGCGTTCTCCGCCGGCCTGCACGGCGTGCTGCGCGAGCTCGCCAAGCAGGTCGCCCGCGACGGCGAGGGTGCCACGCGGCTGCTCGAGGTCGAGGTCACCGGCGCGCCCGATGTCGCCAGCGCCGCTGCGATCGCCCGCACCGTCGCCAAGAGCAGCCTCGTGAAGTGCAGCGTGTTCGCGGGCCAGCCGAACTGGGGCCGCATCGCGATGGCGGTCGGGCAGGCCGCGATCGAGCACGGCGGCGCCGTCACGCCGGCGACGCTGCGGATCGCCGCCGGCGGTCACGTGCTGTTCGACGGCGATCGCGACGGACGCGGCAGCGCGCACCTGCCCGCCGAGCTCAAGCGAGCGCTGCGCTCGGGCGAGGTCGCGTGGTCGATCGATCTCGGCATCGGCGACGCCAGCTTCACCGCGTGGGGCTGCGACATGACCTACGACTACGTGCGCATCAACGCCGACGACGCCAAGGGCATCGCAGTCGCCAGCAACGGCACGGTCTCGCGCAGCCTCAGCCTGTCGGCCTACTCGCCGCGGCTCAAGCAGCAGCTGCTGGTCGAGGGCCTCGGCTACGTGCGTCGCTTCACCGGCCTCAAGCTCATGGTCTACCTGCAGCCCGCCGCCCGCGGTCGCGGTGAGAGCATCGACGGGCTCGCGCAGGACCTCGAGCTGTGCCTCGACGCCGGCCTCAAGCCGCTGGTCATCGTGCCGGACAAGGAGGCCGCGGCGCGCATCGAGGCGCTGACCCACAGAGCGGCCACTTCGCGGCCATGGTCGCGCCCGATCCGATGTCGATCGGCACGCTGCTCGATCGCGGCCACCTCTGCATCCTCGTGCGCGAGAGCTCGGCGCCCGACGCCGTGGTCGAGCTCGCGCTCAAGATCGGCATCCACAAGCTGGTCGCGCTGGGCACCGAGGAGGGCCTGCGCGACGCCCACGGCACCGTGCAGCGGCTCTCGCCCGAGACCCTGCTGGCCGGCCTCGAGCGCGGCCGCTTCGACGACAGCGATCCCGATCTGCTGGTGCTCGCGCGCCACGCCGCGACCCGCGGCGTGCCCGCGCTGCATCCTCGACGCGCGCATGCCCCACGCGGTGGTCGGCGAGCTGTTCACCGACGACGGCGTCGGCACGCTGGTCACGCGGCAGGCGCTGGCGTAG